In a genomic window of Leisingera caerulea DSM 24564:
- the tkt gene encoding transketolase translates to MDLTALRTANPEHWNKAAAIRALALDAVAAANSGHTGMPIGMADVATVLFEKHLKFDASNPSWPDRDRFILSAGHGSMLIYALLYLAGDKQVTLDQIKNFRQMGAITAGHPENFLVDAVEVTTGPLGQGISNAVGFAMAEEMQRAHYGKKVVDHHTYVIAGDGCLMEGISQEAIGLAGRHSLGKLIVFWDNNNITIDGTVELSDRTNQVQRFKASGWQVLEIDGHDPKAIDEAIEAAKKSKKPSMIACKTHIALGHAAQDTSKGHGALTDPEQLQAAKDAYGWTGGPFEVPADIKSQWEEIGARGKTEREAWEARFAELSQQKQDRFNRAYALDAPKKLSAAIKALKKQVSEEQPKVATRKSSEMALAVINPLMPETVGGSADLTGSNNTKTGDLGVFDTDNRKGRYVYWGIREHGMAAAMNGMALHGGMRPYGGTFFCFTDYARPAMRLAALSKIPTVFVMTHDSIGVGEDGPTHQPVEHLAICRATPNTYVFRPADTVETAEAWEIAITAKETPSVLALTRQNLPTVRTEHKLTNMVEKGAYVLAEAENKRQVILIATGSEVAVAMEAKAKLEAEGIGTRVVSMPCMELFAEQDEAYRRKVLPAGPVRVGIEAAVRAGGWDRWLLGERGQEKKAGFVGMDRFGASAPAGELFERFGITAEGTVAKVKELLG, encoded by the coding sequence GTGGACCTGACAGCCCTGCGCACCGCCAATCCCGAGCATTGGAACAAGGCCGCCGCGATCCGCGCGCTGGCTCTGGACGCCGTCGCCGCCGCCAACTCCGGCCACACCGGTATGCCTATCGGCATGGCCGATGTGGCGACCGTGCTGTTCGAAAAGCACCTCAAATTTGATGCATCCAACCCGTCCTGGCCGGACCGCGACCGGTTCATCCTGTCGGCGGGCCACGGCTCGATGCTGATCTATGCGCTGCTATATCTGGCCGGCGACAAGCAGGTCACCTTGGATCAGATCAAGAACTTCCGCCAGATGGGCGCGATCACCGCGGGCCACCCGGAGAACTTTCTGGTTGATGCCGTCGAAGTGACCACCGGCCCGCTGGGCCAGGGCATCTCCAACGCTGTCGGCTTTGCCATGGCAGAGGAAATGCAGCGCGCCCACTACGGCAAGAAGGTCGTGGATCACCACACCTATGTGATCGCCGGCGACGGCTGCCTGATGGAAGGCATCAGCCAGGAGGCCATCGGCCTGGCCGGCCGCCATTCCCTGGGCAAGCTGATCGTGTTCTGGGACAACAACAACATCACCATCGACGGCACCGTCGAACTGTCCGACCGCACCAACCAGGTGCAGCGCTTCAAGGCGTCGGGCTGGCAGGTGCTGGAAATCGACGGCCACGACCCCAAGGCCATCGACGAAGCGATCGAGGCGGCCAAGAAGTCCAAGAAACCGTCGATGATCGCCTGCAAGACCCACATCGCCCTGGGCCACGCCGCGCAGGACACCTCCAAAGGCCACGGCGCACTGACCGATCCCGAGCAGCTGCAAGCGGCCAAGGACGCCTATGGCTGGACCGGCGGCCCGTTCGAGGTTCCCGCTGACATCAAGTCCCAGTGGGAGGAAATCGGCGCCCGCGGCAAGACTGAGCGCGAAGCCTGGGAAGCCCGCTTTGCCGAGCTGTCGCAGCAGAAGCAGGACCGGTTCAACCGCGCCTATGCGCTGGACGCGCCCAAGAAGCTGTCCGCCGCCATCAAGGCGCTGAAAAAGCAGGTGAGCGAAGAGCAGCCCAAGGTTGCCACCCGCAAATCCTCGGAAATGGCGTTGGCCGTGATCAACCCCTTGATGCCGGAAACCGTGGGCGGCTCCGCTGACCTCACCGGCTCCAACAACACCAAGACCGGCGACCTGGGTGTGTTCGACACCGACAACCGCAAGGGCCGCTACGTCTACTGGGGCATCCGCGAGCACGGCATGGCCGCGGCGATGAACGGCATGGCCCTGCACGGCGGCATGCGCCCCTACGGCGGCACCTTCTTCTGTTTCACCGACTATGCCCGCCCGGCGATGCGCCTGGCCGCGCTGTCGAAGATCCCGACCGTGTTCGTAATGACCCACGACTCGATCGGCGTCGGCGAGGACGGCCCGACCCACCAGCCGGTGGAACACCTGGCAATCTGCCGCGCGACGCCGAACACCTATGTGTTCCGCCCGGCCGACACTGTTGAGACCGCTGAAGCCTGGGAAATCGCCATCACTGCCAAGGAAACTCCTTCGGTGCTGGCCCTGACCCGTCAGAACCTGCCCACCGTGCGGACTGAGCACAAGCTGACCAACATGGTGGAAAAAGGCGCCTACGTTTTGGCTGAGGCCGAGAACAAGCGCCAGGTGATCCTGATCGCCACCGGCTCCGAGGTTGCCGTCGCGATGGAAGCAAAGGCCAAGCTGGAAGCCGAGGGCATCGGCACCCGCGTCGTCTCCATGCCCTGCATGGAGCTGTTTGCCGAGCAGGACGAAGCCTACCGCCGCAAGGTCCTGCCTGCAGGCCCGGTCCGCGTCGGCATCGAGGCCGCTGTCCGCGCCGGCGGCTGGGACCGCTGGCTGCTGGGCGAGCGCGGCCAAGAGAAGAAAGCCGGTTTCGTCGGCATGGACCGCTTCGGTGCCTCCGCACCGGCAGGCGAGCTGTTCGAGCGCTTCGGCATCACCGCTGAGGGCACGGTGGCGAAAGTGAAAGAGCTGCTGGGCTGA
- a CDS encoding DUF3885 domain-containing protein, which yields MTDVLDPVEHSFNCPEFPHDVFYQFEYALRFELGGEGVSTARPVKRFIQAFDRGKSVAAELFDGSQAVWMLTSDYCGAEPRRKRLKPYKCCGLKRKDFQYLGAISQRENPHVDDEDGEVFRHWDAVELADQAQLNELLWLSLGAELGIQPASSSNIYFVDFSRGLVLHPYDDRGMDVAAVCKEDLSSLYYARRDWLLEYNMERMQALFEV from the coding sequence TTGACTGACGTTTTAGATCCCGTCGAACATTCGTTTAACTGTCCTGAATTCCCGCATGATGTATTCTATCAGTTCGAGTATGCGCTGAGATTTGAACTTGGCGGTGAAGGCGTTTCCACGGCGCGTCCGGTCAAACGGTTTATTCAGGCTTTTGACCGTGGGAAATCTGTCGCTGCGGAGCTGTTCGATGGAAGCCAAGCCGTATGGATGCTTACGTCGGATTATTGCGGCGCGGAACCACGCAGGAAACGGTTGAAACCGTACAAGTGTTGCGGTCTGAAACGCAAAGATTTCCAGTATCTCGGCGCGATTTCGCAAAGGGAAAACCCGCATGTTGATGATGAGGATGGGGAAGTTTTCAGGCATTGGGATGCGGTGGAACTTGCAGATCAAGCGCAGTTGAACGAATTACTGTGGCTTTCTCTTGGGGCGGAACTGGGAATTCAACCTGCAAGCTCCTCAAACATTTACTTCGTCGATTTTTCGAGGGGGCTTGTCCTTCATCCATATGACGATCGCGGTATGGATGTGGCTGCAGTGTGTAAAGAAGATCTGTCTTCCTTGTATTACGCTCGCAGGGACTGGTTGCTTGAATACAATATGGAAAGGATGCAGGCCCTATTCGAGGTCTGA
- a CDS encoding DUF808 domain-containing protein, translating to MSGLLALLDDVAGIAKVAAASVDDVAAAAGKAGAKTAGVIIDDAAVTPKYLQGFAPARELPIIWRITRGSLFNKLILLLPVAMLLANFAPWAITPLLMLGGSYLCFEGAEKIFHVLFPHASHAIDEDMSIKDPGHLEEQKIKGAIKTDFILSAEIMTIALAAIEAPTVWMQAATLAVVAIGVTLAVYGSVALIVKMDDVGLFLAQNALTTPGRGLGRGLVKFMPVLMKILSVVGTAAMLWVGGSIIIHGLEVLGFGWLGHLIHDWAYAVGHAVPEGWTGAVEWAAKAAMDGVFGLAWGLVLIPLATKVIGPLLGILKKKQSGHQ from the coding sequence ATGAGCGGTTTGCTGGCACTTTTGGATGACGTGGCGGGGATCGCCAAGGTGGCGGCGGCCTCGGTCGATGATGTGGCGGCGGCGGCTGGCAAGGCCGGCGCCAAGACCGCGGGGGTGATCATCGACGACGCGGCGGTGACGCCCAAGTACCTGCAGGGGTTTGCGCCTGCGCGCGAGCTGCCGATCATCTGGCGCATCACACGCGGCTCTTTGTTCAACAAGCTGATCCTGCTGCTGCCGGTGGCGATGCTGCTGGCGAATTTCGCACCCTGGGCAATCACGCCCCTGCTGATGCTCGGGGGCTCCTATTTGTGTTTCGAGGGGGCAGAGAAGATCTTTCACGTGCTGTTCCCCCATGCCAGCCATGCCATCGACGAGGACATGAGCATCAAGGATCCCGGCCACCTGGAAGAGCAGAAGATCAAGGGCGCGATCAAGACAGATTTCATCCTATCGGCGGAGATCATGACCATCGCGCTGGCCGCGATCGAGGCGCCGACGGTCTGGATGCAGGCGGCGACGCTGGCAGTGGTGGCAATCGGCGTGACGCTGGCGGTCTACGGCTCTGTCGCGCTGATCGTGAAGATGGATGACGTGGGGCTGTTCCTGGCGCAGAACGCGCTGACCACACCGGGCCGGGGCCTGGGGCGCGGGCTGGTGAAATTCATGCCGGTGCTGATGAAGATCCTGTCGGTGGTCGGCACCGCGGCGATGCTGTGGGTGGGCGGCTCCATCATCATCCACGGGCTGGAAGTGCTGGGCTTTGGCTGGCTGGGCCATCTGATCCACGACTGGGCCTATGCCGTGGGCCATGCGGTGCCGGAGGGCTGGACCGGCGCTGTGGAATGGGCTGCCAAGGCGGCGATGGACGGGGTGTTCGGCCTGGCGTGGGGGCTCGTGCTGATCCCGCTGGCGACCAAGGTGATCGGGCCGCTTTTGGGGATTTTGAAGAAGAAACAATCGGGACATCAATAA
- the gap gene encoding type I glyceraldehyde-3-phosphate dehydrogenase — protein sequence MTIKVGINGFGRIGRCTLSHIAASGRDDIEVIKVNATGPLETAAHLIKYDSVHGRFPGEVTIGDGTMNLGRGDMQMFSTYDMGELDWDGCDVVLECTGKFNDGEKAKAHLERGAKKVLLSAPGKNVDKTIVFGVNDDQLEAGDKMISNGSCTTNCLAPLAKVLDEAFGIEHGIMTTIHAYTGDQPTLDRRHKDLYRARAAAMSMIPTSTGAAKALGEVLPNLKGRLDGSAIRVPTPNVSAVDLTFRAGRDVTAEQINAAVKEAAEGPMKGVLGFEPAPLVSTDFNHTPESSIFAPDQTRVVEDRMVRVLAWYDNEWGFSVRMADVAVAMGKLG from the coding sequence ATGACCATCAAAGTCGGGATCAACGGTTTTGGCCGCATCGGCCGCTGCACCCTGTCGCACATCGCCGCTTCGGGCCGCGACGACATCGAAGTGATCAAGGTGAACGCCACCGGCCCGCTGGAAACCGCAGCGCATCTGATCAAATACGACTCCGTGCATGGACGTTTCCCGGGTGAAGTGACCATCGGCGACGGCACCATGAACCTGGGCCGCGGCGACATGCAGATGTTCTCCACCTACGACATGGGTGAGCTGGACTGGGACGGCTGCGACGTCGTTCTGGAGTGCACCGGCAAGTTCAACGACGGCGAAAAGGCCAAGGCGCACCTGGAGCGCGGGGCAAAGAAAGTGCTGCTGTCCGCCCCCGGCAAGAACGTCGACAAAACCATCGTGTTCGGCGTCAACGACGACCAGCTGGAAGCCGGCGACAAAATGATCTCCAACGGCTCCTGCACCACCAACTGCCTGGCGCCGCTGGCCAAGGTCCTGGACGAGGCGTTCGGCATCGAGCATGGCATCATGACCACCATCCACGCCTACACCGGCGACCAGCCGACCCTGGACCGCCGCCACAAGGACCTGTACCGCGCCCGCGCTGCCGCCATGTCGATGATCCCGACCTCGACCGGCGCCGCAAAAGCGCTGGGTGAAGTGCTGCCGAACCTGAAAGGCCGTCTGGACGGCTCCGCCATCCGCGTGCCGACCCCGAATGTCTCCGCCGTGGACCTGACCTTCCGCGCCGGCCGCGACGTGACCGCAGAGCAGATCAACGCCGCAGTCAAGGAAGCGGCTGAGGGCCCGATGAAGGGCGTTCTGGGCTTTGAGCCGGCGCCGCTGGTCTCCACCGACTTCAACCACACCCCGGAAAGCTCGATCTTCGCGCCGGACCAGACCCGCGTGGTCGAGGACCGCATGGTGCGCGTCCTGGCCTGGTATGACAACGAGTGGGGCTTCTCGGTGCGCATGGCCGACGTCGCCGTCGCGATGGGCAAACTGGGCTAA
- the coaD gene encoding pantetheine-phosphate adenylyltransferase, translated as MRVGLYPGTFDPITIGHIDIIRRASALVDKLVIGVAINRDKGPLFGLEERVGMIEAECAKLSEETGTEIVAHPFENLLIDCARDVGAQIIVRGLRAVADFEYEFQMVGMNRALDSSIETVFLMAEARHQAIASKLVKEIARLDGDVSKFVSPLVNDKLLERLGKTA; from the coding sequence ATGCGTGTAGGTCTGTATCCCGGCACCTTCGACCCGATCACCATCGGGCACATCGACATCATCCGACGCGCCAGCGCCCTGGTGGACAAGCTGGTCATCGGCGTGGCGATCAACCGCGACAAGGGCCCGCTATTCGGTCTGGAGGAGCGGGTTGGCATGATCGAAGCGGAATGCGCCAAGCTCAGCGAAGAGACCGGCACCGAGATCGTCGCGCATCCGTTTGAGAACCTCCTGATCGACTGCGCCCGCGACGTCGGCGCCCAGATCATCGTGCGCGGCCTGCGGGCGGTGGCCGATTTCGAGTATGAATTCCAGATGGTCGGCATGAACCGGGCGCTCGACAGCTCGATCGAGACGGTGTTCTTGATGGCCGAGGCACGGCATCAGGCGATTGCCTCCAAGCTGGTCAAGGAAATCGCCCGGCTGGACGGCGACGTGTCCAAGTTCGTCAGCCCGCTGGTCAACGACAAGCTGCTGGAGCGTCTGGGCAAGACCGCCTGA
- a CDS encoding CBS domain-containing protein has product MLVQVILKSKASTGVVTVKPDASVAEAAKVMSDNRFGTVVVSADGETPEGILSERDIVRELSKEGASCLDQPVSGYMTRELVTCTTQSNVGELLQQMTEGRFRHMPVVEDGKLVGIVTLGDAVKAQLAQVAMEKDALQDMIMGH; this is encoded by the coding sequence ATGCTTGTTCAGGTCATTTTGAAATCCAAAGCCAGCACCGGCGTCGTGACAGTGAAGCCGGACGCAAGCGTGGCCGAGGCGGCAAAAGTGATGTCGGACAACCGGTTCGGCACCGTGGTGGTTTCCGCGGATGGCGAAACGCCGGAGGGCATCCTGTCAGAGCGCGACATTGTGCGGGAGCTGTCGAAAGAAGGCGCCAGCTGCCTGGATCAGCCGGTCAGCGGCTATATGACGCGCGAGCTGGTGACCTGCACCACCCAGTCCAATGTGGGCGAGCTGCTGCAGCAGATGACAGAGGGGCGGTTCCGCCACATGCCGGTGGTCGAGGACGGAAAACTTGTGGGAATCGTGACTCTTGGCGATGCGGTGAAGGCGCAGCTGGCGCAGGTGGCGATGGAGAAGGACGCGCTGCAGGACATGATCATGGGGCACTGA
- a CDS encoding LysR family transcriptional regulator, which yields MDPQWDDMKVFLAVAREASLSGAGRILKMDPATVGRRIARFEAALETPLFVKSPQGYALSAAGDRLLVHAEAAEQAMRAGTEALSGPSDTMSGQIRIGAPDGAANYLLPQVCAQISEENPDLDIQIVALPRVINLSRREADMAVTVSAPTAGKLLVQKICDYRLHLVASRHYLKEHTPIEKLEDLKGHKMIGYIPDMIFDKELDYLNDIGVERVALASNSVSVQIKMAAQGTAVCVAHDFSLPAHRMLRKILTDKVSLTRSFHLVRHQGDQRSERLNRFAQALSKGIRDEVARLESLT from the coding sequence ATGGATCCGCAGTGGGATGATATGAAAGTGTTTTTGGCAGTGGCACGGGAGGCAAGCCTGTCGGGCGCCGGCCGTATCCTCAAGATGGACCCTGCCACCGTCGGCCGACGCATCGCCCGGTTCGAGGCCGCCTTGGAGACCCCGCTGTTCGTGAAATCGCCGCAGGGCTATGCGCTCAGCGCCGCCGGCGACCGGCTGCTGGTCCATGCGGAAGCGGCCGAGCAGGCGATGCGGGCCGGCACCGAGGCGCTGAGCGGGCCGAGCGACACAATGTCCGGCCAGATCCGCATCGGCGCGCCTGATGGCGCCGCCAATTACCTTCTGCCGCAGGTCTGCGCGCAGATATCAGAGGAAAATCCGGACCTGGACATTCAGATCGTGGCCCTGCCGCGGGTCATCAACCTCAGCCGCCGCGAGGCGGATATGGCGGTGACTGTCAGCGCCCCGACCGCGGGCAAGCTGCTGGTGCAGAAGATCTGCGACTACCGGCTGCATCTGGTGGCCTCGCGCCATTACCTGAAGGAGCATACGCCGATCGAAAAGCTGGAGGACCTGAAGGGCCACAAGATGATCGGCTATATTCCGGACATGATCTTCGACAAGGAACTGGATTACCTGAACGACATCGGGGTGGAGCGGGTGGCGCTGGCCTCCAATTCGGTTTCCGTGCAGATCAAGATGGCGGCGCAGGGAACGGCGGTCTGCGTGGCGCATGACTTCAGCCTGCCAGCCCACCGGATGCTGCGCAAAATCCTGACCGACAAGGTGAGCCTGACCCGCAGCTTCCATTTGGTGCGCCACCAGGGCGACCAGCGCAGCGAGCGGCTGAACCGGTTTGCCCAGGCCTTGTCCAAGGGCATCCGCGACGAGGTGGCCCGGCTGGAATCCTTGACTTGA
- a CDS encoding CoA-acylating methylmalonate-semialdehyde dehydrogenase: MQELGHFINGKIVSGTSGRFDDVFNPATGEVQYKCPMASADETTDAIEKAAAAQPAWGATNPQKRARVMMAMVGLMNRDMDKLAEALSREHGKTIPDAKGDLQRGLEVIEYCVGAPQMLKGEFTDSAGPGIDMYSMRQPLGVVGSIMPFNFPAMMPLWHVGPALACGNAVVLKPSERDPSVPLMLAELFVEAGLPEGVFQVVNGDREAVDTILDSEIIQGVSFVGSTPIAQYIYSRATANGKRAQCFGGAKNHMIVMPDADLDQAADALVGAGFGAAGERCMAISVAVPVGEETADKLIEKLIPRIEKLKVGPYTAGDDVDLGPVVTAAAKDRILGLIQSGVDQGAKLVVDNRDFKLQGYEDGFFVGAHLFDHVTPDMDIYKQEIFGPVLSTVRASTYEEALKLAMDHEYGNGTAIFTRDGDTARDFASRVNIGMVGINVPIPVPLAYHTFGGWKKSMFGDLNQHGPDSFKFYTRTKTVTSRWPSGIKEGGEFNFKAMD, translated from the coding sequence ATGCAAGAACTCGGCCACTTTATCAACGGCAAGATCGTCTCCGGCACCTCGGGCCGCTTTGACGATGTCTTCAACCCGGCAACCGGTGAAGTGCAGTACAAATGCCCGATGGCAAGCGCTGACGAAACCACCGATGCCATCGAAAAAGCCGCGGCGGCGCAGCCCGCCTGGGGCGCCACCAACCCGCAGAAGCGCGCCCGCGTGATGATGGCGATGGTTGGCCTGATGAACCGCGACATGGACAAGCTGGCCGAGGCGCTGAGCCGCGAGCACGGCAAGACCATTCCGGACGCCAAGGGCGACCTGCAGCGCGGCCTGGAAGTGATCGAATACTGCGTCGGCGCGCCGCAGATGCTGAAGGGTGAATTCACCGACAGCGCAGGCCCCGGCATCGACATGTACTCCATGCGCCAGCCGCTGGGCGTTGTCGGCTCGATCATGCCGTTCAACTTCCCGGCCATGATGCCGCTGTGGCACGTCGGCCCGGCGCTGGCCTGCGGCAACGCCGTGGTGCTGAAACCCTCCGAACGCGACCCCTCCGTGCCGCTGATGCTGGCGGAACTGTTCGTCGAGGCCGGTCTGCCCGAAGGCGTGTTCCAGGTGGTGAACGGCGACCGCGAGGCGGTTGACACCATTCTGGACAGCGAAATCATCCAGGGCGTGTCCTTTGTGGGGTCCACCCCGATTGCGCAGTACATCTATTCCCGCGCCACCGCCAACGGCAAGCGCGCCCAGTGCTTCGGCGGCGCCAAGAACCACATGATCGTGATGCCCGACGCCGATCTGGACCAGGCCGCTGACGCGCTGGTCGGCGCAGGCTTCGGCGCGGCAGGCGAACGCTGCATGGCAATCTCGGTTGCGGTTCCGGTCGGCGAGGAAACCGCCGACAAGCTGATCGAGAAGCTGATCCCGCGCATCGAAAAGCTGAAAGTCGGCCCCTACACTGCAGGCGACGATGTTGACCTGGGCCCGGTCGTGACCGCGGCTGCCAAGGACCGCATCCTGGGCCTGATCCAGTCCGGTGTCGATCAGGGCGCCAAGCTGGTGGTCGACAACCGCGACTTCAAACTGCAGGGCTACGAAGACGGCTTCTTTGTCGGCGCCCACCTGTTCGACCACGTCACCCCCGACATGGACATCTACAAGCAGGAAATCTTCGGCCCGGTGCTTTCCACTGTGCGTGCGAGCACTTACGAGGAAGCGTTGAAGCTGGCGATGGATCACGAGTACGGCAACGGCACTGCGATCTTCACCCGCGACGGTGACACCGCGCGCGACTTTGCCTCTCGTGTGAACATCGGCATGGTGGGCATCAACGTGCCGATCCCGGTGCCGCTGGCCTACCACACCTTCGGCGGCTGGAAGAAGTCGATGTTCGGCGACCTGAACCAGCACGGCCCGGACAGCTTCAAGTTCTACACCCGCACCAAAACCGTGACCTCCCGCTGGCCCTCGGGCATCAAGGAAGGCGGCGAGTTCAACTTCAAGGCAATGGACTAA
- a CDS encoding winged helix-turn-helix domain-containing protein produces the protein MYRFNEFEFDPAGAGLRKRGRPIALEPQALQLLEVLIRNRARVVSKDELIADVWQGRAITDAALNTRIRSVRRALGDDGARQRYVKTFPKRGYRFVADVKSCMPPAAARGRKRPGLAAAFAAMAVLLVAALFWLWPAQNSAIDSRPSLAVLRFEILDGQGVEPYFADGLTEDLTTHLARFRELFVISAATMRSYPDDPAAQLRAARDLGVSHALRGSVRRDEGRIRITAELASLPEGRTVWSEQFEREPAGVFAIQDEITRAIAGRLLPEIVLSQAAALTARPTDDPGAWDLFLRGRFQQGILTAEAQTEAVRLARLAAAEDPGFAAARSLEARALGTLFFHGWAAEGRAVLDQAIAAAQAAIRLDGSDPQAHAALGYIYRFTGEAEPAIANLERAAELNPNDARIRLELAHTLDWFRLQERALPEIEMAIRLSPRDPLLHAMYFYKGHILFHLGRYEEALEAARQMRAVAKGPVWQVYAQLLRAANLARLERSQEAQAAVEAALAINPKLSVAAMRKQFEGSKNHPENRRIWLESLQTAGLPVE, from the coding sequence ATGTACAGGTTTAATGAGTTCGAGTTCGACCCAGCCGGTGCCGGACTGCGCAAGCGGGGAAGGCCGATTGCGCTGGAGCCGCAGGCGCTGCAGCTGCTGGAGGTCTTGATCCGCAACCGGGCGCGGGTTGTCAGCAAGGATGAACTGATCGCAGACGTCTGGCAGGGGCGGGCGATCACCGATGCCGCGCTCAACACCCGGATCCGCTCGGTGCGGCGCGCATTGGGGGATGACGGCGCCCGGCAGCGCTATGTCAAAACATTTCCCAAACGCGGCTACCGCTTTGTTGCCGATGTGAAGAGTTGTATGCCGCCTGCCGCCGCCAGGGGCCGTAAGCGCCCGGGGCTGGCGGCTGCGTTTGCGGCCATGGCTGTTCTGCTGGTTGCGGCCTTGTTCTGGCTGTGGCCAGCGCAGAATTCCGCTATCGATTCAAGGCCTTCGCTCGCGGTTCTTCGGTTTGAAATCCTGGACGGGCAGGGCGTGGAGCCGTATTTCGCCGACGGTCTGACCGAGGATCTGACAACCCATCTTGCCCGGTTCAGGGAATTGTTCGTGATTTCAGCGGCGACAATGCGGTCTTACCCGGATGATCCGGCGGCCCAGCTGCGGGCCGCGCGCGATCTGGGGGTTTCTCATGCGCTGCGCGGCAGTGTCCGCCGGGACGAGGGACGGATACGGATCACGGCAGAGCTGGCCAGCCTGCCGGAGGGGCGCACTGTCTGGTCCGAACAATTCGAGCGGGAGCCGGCCGGGGTATTTGCCATCCAGGATGAGATCACCCGCGCCATCGCAGGCCGGCTGTTGCCGGAGATCGTGCTGTCGCAGGCAGCGGCGCTGACCGCCCGGCCGACGGATGATCCGGGGGCCTGGGATCTGTTCCTGCGGGGCCGGTTTCAGCAGGGCATCCTGACTGCCGAGGCGCAAACGGAGGCGGTGCGGCTGGCGCGGCTGGCTGCAGCCGAGGATCCGGGCTTTGCCGCTGCCCGCAGCCTCGAAGCGCGGGCGCTGGGAACGCTGTTCTTCCACGGCTGGGCGGCGGAGGGGCGCGCGGTGCTGGATCAGGCGATTGCTGCCGCGCAGGCCGCGATCCGCCTGGACGGCAGCGACCCGCAGGCCCATGCAGCGCTTGGCTATATCTACCGGTTCACAGGCGAGGCTGAGCCCGCAATCGCCAATCTGGAGCGCGCGGCGGAGCTTAACCCCAATGACGCCCGTATCCGGCTGGAGCTGGCTCACACGCTGGACTGGTTCCGCCTGCAAGAGCGCGCGCTGCCTGAGATCGAAATGGCAATCCGGCTCAGCCCGCGCGATCCGCTGCTGCATGCGATGTATTTCTATAAGGGCCATATCCTGTTCCACCTCGGGCGCTACGAAGAAGCGCTGGAGGCCGCGCGGCAGATGCGGGCGGTGGCAAAAGGCCCGGTGTGGCAGGTCTATGCCCAGCTGCTGCGGGCGGCCAATCTCGCGCGTTTGGAGCGCAGCCAAGAGGCGCAGGCGGCGGTCGAGGCGGCACTGGCGATCAATCCGAAGCTGTCGGTCGCAGCGATGCGCAAGCAATTCGAGGGCAGCAAGAACCATCCGGAGAACCGCCGGATCTGGCTGGAAAGCTTGCAGACGGCGGGACTGCCGGTGGAGTGA
- a CDS encoding fatty acid desaturase, with protein sequence MSKTPDPIQPQAAARTARDWVKILAQYREPDHLRSAFELAVTVVPFLLLWALAWWSLSVSYWLTLVLSVCIAAFLLRLFTIQHDCGHGSFFTNRHLSDWVGRVIGVLTLTPYDVWRRTHSIHHSTHGNLGKRGMGDIHTMTVAEYRAASRWERLVYRLYRHPVTLFGIGPGYLFFLQNRIPYGLTGQARYWISAMGTNAAILAALGLIWYFGGLMPLLLIFLPATLIAATAGLWLFYVQHQFETTQWTHDEDWQLHDAALHGSSHYVLPPVLQWLSANIGIHHVHHLYSRIPFYRLTEVLRDHAELAEGNRMTIRESLANARLHLWDEDSCRLLSFAQARRLYA encoded by the coding sequence ATGAGCAAGACACCCGACCCCATCCAGCCGCAGGCGGCTGCAAGAACCGCCCGCGACTGGGTTAAGATCCTGGCCCAATACCGCGAACCGGACCACCTGCGCAGCGCCTTCGAACTGGCGGTGACGGTTGTGCCGTTCCTGCTGCTCTGGGCCCTGGCCTGGTGGTCGCTGTCGGTCAGCTACTGGCTGACGCTTGTTCTGTCCGTCTGTATCGCCGCCTTCCTGCTGCGCCTGTTCACTATCCAGCACGACTGCGGCCACGGCTCCTTTTTCACCAACCGCCATCTGAGCGACTGGGTGGGCCGTGTCATCGGGGTGCTGACCCTGACGCCCTATGACGTCTGGCGCCGCACCCATTCGATCCACCACAGCACCCACGGCAACCTGGGCAAACGCGGTATGGGCGACATTCACACGATGACCGTGGCGGAATACCGTGCCGCAAGCCGCTGGGAGCGGCTGGTCTACCGGCTCTACCGCCACCCGGTGACCCTGTTCGGCATCGGCCCCGGATACCTGTTCTTCCTGCAGAACCGCATCCCCTACGGCCTGACCGGCCAGGCCCGCTACTGGATCAGCGCCATGGGCACCAATGCAGCGATCCTCGCGGCGCTGGGGCTGATCTGGTATTTCGGCGGGCTGATGCCGCTCTTGCTGATCTTCCTGCCCGCCACTCTGATTGCGGCAACAGCCGGCCTGTGGCTGTTCTATGTGCAGCATCAGTTCGAAACCACGCAATGGACCCACGACGAGGACTGGCAGCTGCATGATGCCGCCCTGCACGGCAGCTCGCATTATGTGCTGCCGCCGGTGCTGCAATGGCTCAGCGCCAATATCGGCATCCACCACGTGCACCATCTCTACAGCCGGATCCCGTTCTACCGCCTGACCGAGGTTCTGCGCGACCACGCTGAACTCGCCGAGGGCAACCGGATGACCATCCGCGAAAGCCTGGCCAACGCCCGGCTGCACCTGTGGGACGAAGACAGCTGCCGGCTGCTGTCCTTTGCCCAGGCCCGCCGGCTTTACGCCTGA